In Penicillium oxalicum strain HP7-1 chromosome I, whole genome shotgun sequence, a single window of DNA contains:
- a CDS encoding CRAL-TRIO domain-containing protein has protein sequence MRACSVLRRISPSARACSIPRACSFATSQRSARIAFSYARQIQSRSAPRVRTHFTRSQQFPHHPTEASALWSITVSIIAVGGGAWLYNSYFHSPSVPPETPRPAQSHVPSFLGVIDTLTTMPIEPAPGTVGTLTPEQEVKLQEFWVLTLKVFGVPVEGLDGKSANATPKGETDASSANQSQDKKKASSSKRRGWSLWNKGNDEEDDSKSNSSSADLTSSLASISIDDGDDKHGQSKEFQQALVEMQPEEIRTAFWNMVKQDHPDALLLRFLRARKWDVKKALIMMISTMRWRLQEVHVDDDIMANGEAEALQLASSADPAKKKKGEDFLKQLRMGKSYLHGCDKRGRPICVVRARLHKASDQEVDTLERFTVYTIETARLLLAPPVETATIIFDMTGFTLANMDYTPVKFMIKCFEANYPESLGSVLIHKAPWIFSSIWSVIKGWLDPVVASKIHFTKNRQDLEEFIAPSQIMKELDGDENWEYNYVEIKEGENAKMQDTETRDKLISERHALAKDIQDVTIEWLRASYQKNPDAVAASKQKRDGLIAQLREQYWVLDPYIRARSLYDRLNIVQGGGKIEFYPDRAQNGSANAGSEPTTA, from the exons ATGCGGGCCTGCTCCGTTCTGCGCCGCATTTCACCCTCGGCCAGAGCCTGTTCGATTCCTCGCGCTTGTTCCTTTGCAACCTCGCAAAGAAGCGCTCGGATCGCTTTCTCATACGCCCGGCAGATCCAGTCCCGATCCGCTCCTCGCGTGCGCACTCACTTCACGCGATCGCAACAATTTCCCCATCACCCAACGGAGGCGTCTGCTCTGTGGTCGATCACCGTCAGCATCATCGCGGTTGGCGGAGGTGCCTGGCTCTATAATAGTTATTTCCACTCCCCGTCAGTTCCGCCGGAGACCCCTCGACCCGCTCAATCGCACGTCCCCTCCTTCCTCGGCGTCATCGACACTCTCACCACCATGCCTATCGAACCGGCTCCGGGTACCGTCGGGACGCTGACTCCCGAGCAGGAGGTCAAACTGCAGGAGTTCTGGGTCTTGACCCTCAAGGTGTTTGGTGTTCCCGTGGAGGGCCTCGATGGCAAGTCAGCCAATGCCACTCCCAAGGGCGAGACCGACGCATCGTCTGCGAATCAGAGccaagacaagaagaaggcgtCCTCGAGTAAGCGCCGCGGATGGTCGCTCTGGAACAAGGGgaatgacgaagaggatgacaGCAAAAGCAACTCCTCGTCCGCCGATCTCACCTCCAGTCTGGCCTCGATCAGCATCGATGACGGCGATGATAAGCACGGACAGTCCAAGGAGTTCCAACAAGCCCTGGTCGAGATGCAGCCCGAAGAGATCCGCACCGCATTTTGGAACATGGTGAAGCAGGACCACCCGGATGCACTGCTGCTGCGGTTCTTGCGCGCACGCAAGTGGGATGTCAAGAAGGCcttgatcatgatgatcTCGACCATGCGCTGGCGTCTGCAGGAGGTGCATGTTGACGACGACATCATGGCGAACGGAGAGGCGGAGGCTCTGCAGCTCGCATCGAGTGCGGATCccgcaaagaaaaagaagggcgAGGACTTTTTGAAGCAGCTGCGTATGGGCAAGAGTTACCTGCATGGTTGTGACAAGCGTGGCCGGCCGATCTGCGTCGTACGAGCGCGGCTTCACAAGGCGTCGGACCAGGAGGTGGACACGTTGGAGCGGTTCACGGTCTACACGATCGAGACCGCGCGACTGTTGCTTGCACCTCCCGTTGAGACGGCG ACTATCATTTTCGACATGACTGGTTTCACTCTGGCAAACATG GATTACACTCCGGTCAAGTTCATGATCAAGTGTTTCGAAGCCAATTATCCCGAATCCTTGGGTTCAGTCTTGATTCACAAGGCGCCCTGGATTTTCTCCA GTATCTGGAGCGTCATCAAGGGCTGGCTGGACCCCGTTGTCGCCTCCAAGATTCACTTTACGAAAAACCGCCAAGATCTGGAGGAATTCATCGCCCCGAGCCAGATCATGAAGGAGCTCGACGGCGACGAAAACTGGGAGTACAACTACGTCGAGATCAAGGAGGGTGAAAACGCCAAGATGCAAGACACCGAGACGCGCGACAAGCTGATCTCTGAGCGTCATGCTCTGGCCAAAGACATCCAGGACGTCACGATCGAGTGGTTGCGCGCAAGCTATCAGAAGAATCCCGACGCCGTCGCAGCCTCCAAGCAAAAGCGCGATGGTCTCATCGCGCAGCTCCGGGAGCAGTACTGGGTTCTGGACCCGTACATTCGCGCCCGCTCGTTGTACGACCGACTGAACATTGTCCAGGGTGGTGGCAAGATTGAGTTCTACCCTGATCGTGCTCAGAATGGCAGTGCCAATGCGGGTTCAGAACCAACGACTGCTTAA
- a CDS encoding Hit family protein 1 encodes MSSSSAACIFCKIIKALPDGLIPRIIRLLDPARRAADSPGDIPSFKLFESDKVFAFLDIQPLSRGHALVIPKYHGAKLTDIPDDDLLEVLPVAKKIALASGATDFNILQNNGRIAHQVVDHIPKPNEKEGLGIQWPTKETEMDKLKALHEEILSKM; translated from the exons atgtcttcctcttccgccgCCTGCATCTTCtgcaagatcatcaagg CTCTTCCAGATGGCTTAATTCCCCGCATAATTCGTCTCCTCGACCCGGCCCGACGCGCCGCGGAC AGTCCAGGTGATATCCCTTCATTTAAGCTCTTCGAGAGCGACAAGGTCTTTGCTTTCCTTGATATCCAGCCTCTGAGCCGGGGCCATGCG CTCGTCATTCCCAAGTACCACGGTGCTAAGTTGACCGACATCCccgacgatgatcttctggaagTCCTG CCCGTCGCCAAAAAGATCGCTCTCGCCAGCGGCGCCACCGATTTCAACATTCTCCAAAATAACGGGCGCATTGCGCACCAGGTTGTCGACCAC ATCCCCAAACCGAACGAGAAAGAAGGTCTCGGGATCCAGTGGCCCACCAAGGAGACGGAGATGGATAAGCTCAAGGCTTTGCACGAGGAGATTCTGTCGAAGATGTAA
- a CDS encoding Monooxygenase: MIMRVAVIGGGPGGLATLKTLLEASTSEHQIEACLFEAEADIGGTFNYRAYENAELVSSKQLTTFSDHRLPLNSPDHVSLPGYVDYLRSYVTRFNLGAHMKLNCPVISVERLPHDSEWKHRVKYLDRTDADNTTEGYYECTHIAVCTGLHVEPNIPNIPGIEHIKGDVFHSSQYKGRSQVAGRNVLVLGCGETAMDIAYESIKADAQSVMMCFRTGFLSFPKQLSRFQVFGKTFSGGLPIDGLITNLFETAYVHRAIAQSRLRWFVSDFVIKRVLWFLTGTQAGMNQHVGGLPKERLGRAYVFLNKSNKAMPYLNRPYKTHNPFLACIGNRYIDPPEDANSDRVVDTCTWPEYIDETGQVHFHENPQRKDWQRMKNRVVKPDCVVYCSGYKQTFPYLDGTYPTAADAQIRNIVNPSHPDVAFIGFVRPGVGAIPPIAEQQAMWWTALITGKMDLPTDSPHYHLLAAKGSRIQYGVDHSAYMSTLARDFGGAPGLWELYREHGLRILLVYCFGASFVTFYRLLGPFKSPVAPQIARTELEETIRRRGIIGNIFFGLIPMLFYGLLNAVAFALDRVGLLSSKEMVM, translated from the exons ATGATAATGCGAGTAGCAGTCATCGGTGGCGG TCCGGGAGGATTGGCAACCCTCAAGACCCTGCTTGAAGCTTCAACATCGGAACATCAGATTGAAGCTTGTCTTTTCGAGGC CGAGGCGGATATTGGAGGCACTTTCAATTATCGAGCCTATGAGAATGCAGAACTGGTCAGCAGCAAACAGTTGACCACCTTCTCGGATCACCGGCTGCCACTCAACAGCCCGGACCATGTATCACTTCCAGGATACGTGGATTATCTTCGCTCTTATGTTACAAGATTTAACCTGGGTGCACACATGAAGCTCAACTGCCCCGTCATTTCTGTGGAGCGATTACCACATGACTCCGAGTGGAAACATCGGGTCAAGTATCTCGATAGGACCGATGCAGACAACACGACGGAAGGATACTATGAATGTACCCACATCGCAGTCTGCACCGGGCTTCATGTCGAGCCCAATATCCCCAACATCCCAGGTATCGAGCATATCAAAGGAGACGTGTTTCACTCATCGCAGTACAAAGGCCGCTCTCAGGTAGCAGGCCGTAATGTGTTGGTCCTCGGGTGTGGCGAAACGGCAATGG ATATTGCCTACGAGTCTATCAAGGCCGACGCGCAATCAGTGATGATGTGCTTTCGCACAGGCTTTCTGTCGTTCCCGAAGCAACTAAGCCGATTCCAAGTCTTTGGTAAGACGTTCAGTGGAGGTCTTCCCATCGACGGTCTCATCACCAATCTATTCGAAACTGCATATGTGCACCGAGCGATCGCTCAGAGTCGACTGCGCTGGTTCGTCTCTGACTTTGTCATCAAGCGCGTCCTCTGGTTCCTGACTGGAACTCAGGCTGGGATGAACCAGCATGTTGGTGGTCTCCCGAAAGAGCGGTTGGGTCGAGCATACGTCTTTCTCAACAAGAGCAACAAGGCAATGCCGTACCTCAACCGGCCATACAAGACACACAACCCATTCCTCGCTTGCATTGGAAATCGCTACATTGATCCACCAGAGGACGCCAACTCGGACCGCGTCGTGGACACTTGTACCTGGCCAGAGTACATTGACGAAACCGGCCAGGTTCATTTCCACGAGAATCCTCAGCGAAAAGATTGGCAGCGAATGAAGAATCGGGTGGTCAAGCCGGATTGTGTTGTGTATTGTAGCGG ATACAAGCAAACGTTCCCGTACCTTGACGGCACCTATCCCACAGCAGCAGATGCCCAGATCCGCAATATTGTCAACCCGTCCCATCCAGACGTTGCCTTTATTGGATTCGTTCGACCAGGTGTCGGAGCAATCCCTCCCATTGCGGAGCAGCAAGCCATGTGGTGGACTGCCCTCATTACGGGTAAAATGGATCTGCCGACAGATTCTCCGCACTATCACCTCCTTGCGGCCAAAGGGTCCCGTATTCAGTATGGTGTAGATCACAGCGCCTACATGAGTACACTTGCCCGTGATTTTGGTGGTGCGCCGGGGCTCTGGGAGTTATACCGTGAACATGGACTGCGGATCCTCCTCGTCTATTGTTTTGGTGCTTCCTTTGTCACATTCTATCGGTTGCTTGGTCCATTCAAGTCGCCGGTTGCACCGCAAATTGCCCGTACAGAATTGGAAGAGACCATTCGTCGACGCGGAATTATCGGAAACATCTTTTTTGGGCTTATCCCCATGTTGTTCTACGGATTGTTGAACGCCGTTGCCTTTGCGCTGGACCGAGTTGGGTTGCTATCTTCAAAGGAAATGGTGATGTAA